CTCACTCATTTTTCGCCTTAGATTAGTAGCATAAAGCCAGTGACTACGATATTTAAAATTCCAAGAGGAAGCAAAATTTTCCAGCAAAATGCACTTAACTGATCAACTCTTAAATGTGCCCATGAAGCCCTTACCCAAAGAAAAAAGAAAAAGACAATGCTTGATTTTAAGATGATCATCAAAGCACCTGGGATAAATAAAAATTCGTTAAATCCACCTAAAAATAAAATCGTAATGATGATGCTAGCAGCGATCATATTTGTGTACTCGCCGATGAAAAACATCGCCCATCTCATGCCACTATACTCGGTGCCATAGCCTGCTACTATCTCTGTTTCGTTTTCTGTTAAGCAAAATGGCGTTCTATTGCACTCTACGAAGCTTGCTATTAAAAAGAGCAAAAAGGCAAGGGGCTGCTTGAATATAAGCCAGCCAAAAATTCCTTTTTGATAGTTGTTTATATCCACAAGTGAGAGTGAGCTAGTTACCATTACGACGCTTAAAAGAGCCATGCCAGCGACTATTTCGAAACTAAGAAGTGAGACGACCGCACGAGCCGCGCTAATTAGTGCAAATTTATTATAGCTAGCAAGACCTGCTGCAAGTGGAGAGAAAACGCAAACTGAAGCAACACCAGCGATGTATAAAATACCAACATTAATATCTGAGAGAATCGGACGTAATGTATGTCCAAAAATTTCAAACTCAGGCAAAAACGGCACAGGTGCAAGCGCTGCAAATGCGGCAATGGCTGATATTAGTGGAGCTATTAAAAAGATAAATTTATTCGTATTTGCTGGCACGATGTCCTCTTTTGTAAAGAGTTTTATCATGTCAGCTACTATCTGTAAAATTCCAGCAGGTCCAACCATATCAGGTCCCACGCGGCGCTGCATGTAGGCTAGTACCTTTCTCTCAGCATAAGTTGCTAGTCCTGCAAGGCTTGCCATGACGGCTAAGATGACCACGGCTTTAACGATAGTGCTTAGCACAAAAAATAGTGTTTCACTCATCTCTTGCCTTTATAATTTTAACTACGGCGTAGCTTTTGCCATTAAATATAACCCCCACATCAAGCTTATCGTCATAATCGCCTAAATACGCAGCGACTCCGCCAAGTTCGCTATCAAGCTCCACGCAAATGGCAAGCTTATGCTCATCTTTTTCTAAAATAATTGCTTCATTTTGTGAAATTTCAAATTTAGCCATAAATTCGCTACTTGCATAAAGCTTAGCTCTTTTGGCTGTTTGTGTGGCATAGTTTGCAAAAAATGATGGCAAATTTATAGGATTTGTAAGGTTAACTAGAGCTTCGCCATCTTTTAAATTTGGCTCATTTTTTTCTTTTAAAAGTGGCTCTATATCATCATTTGGTGTGAAATTTGAAATTTCAAGCTTATAGCCTCTGTGACTTGTGCCGTTGTTTGCGTAAAAATTTTCTAAATCATCAAATTTAATGCCTCTATATCCTTTTTCTTTTGGCAAAAGTGGCGTGTAATCAATCGTATCTTTAGCCATTAGTCCAAGTGCGTTTGCAATATCGTTTAGAAAATAACCTTTGTGCGGTATCGCCACATTTGTTGGCACTAGGGCGTTATTTATGCTTGTAAATGTGCCTTCTTGCTGATTTAGCGCGCTAGCATCGATATCGCCTTCAAAAATGCTAAATTTAAATTCGCCATTTTCGTTATAGCCAAGCGTCTTGCCAGGCTTTTTCTCGCTTGCAAGAGTGCAAATTTTAGCAACGCCAAGTGAGTTTGTGCGTGGTGGTATTAGCATCACACGAAAAGGCGTAGCTCTTGCGATCACTCCAGTAAGTGCTGCTAGTAAATTCGCATTTTCATCCGTGTAAAAATCGCTTCCTAAAATGAGCGTAAATTTGCTTTTGCCCTCACTTAAAGCTGGTACATCTAAGCCAAAATTTTCATCAAAATTTTCAAGTTTTGATGTAAGTGCGCTAGGTAAATTTTTACCCCAGTTTTTAAGTATAAAAAGTAAAATTTGCTCTAATTTTCCAGCTTCATGCGTTACATAGATAAAATTTTTAGAATATTTTTTAACGATCTCATCGGCTATGTGATGAAAGTAAATTCCAGCTGCTTTATTCATTTTTAAAGCGTTATTTAACTTAAAGCTTGTCACTGGGCTTTCGTGTCTTAAAAAACTACCAGCACTGATGATAAAATCGCTTTTTTTAATATCTTCATAGTCTGCATTATATGAGCTAAGCCCGCTAAATTCGCTAAATTTATTTAAAAATTTTTGATAATTTAGCGCCTCATTATTTATTAAATTTAGATCAAATTTCTCTCTTAAACGCTCTAAAATAAGGGCCTCTTCGTTCGTGATAAAGCTATTAAATTTTATATTTTTGATCGCGCCATTTTTAATATTTAAAACAATCTCTTCAAATTTCTCTTCATTTTTACAGGCAAGCTCGTTGTGAAAGTCATAACCAAACCTAGCTGCTCCACTTATTTCGCCAAATGTAAAATCATTGCTGACGCGGTAAATTTGCTTACTTCTGTCGCTAGTACTCTTTTCTTTTACGTCATAGTAAATTAGCTCGCAATCGCTTTGATGTGGATTTGCTGCTGGTATATGGTTTAGCTCCCAGATATTTGTGCTATATTGAAAATGCGAACTAATAAGCGCTCCAGTAGGGCAAACGCTGATACACTCGCCACAAAATGAGCAGTCAAGACTCTCGCCCACGCTTGGACCTATTAAGCTTTTTTGCATCTTACTAAAAACTGCGTAGGCATCTTTTGGCATACTCTCTTTTAGCTCTTTTGGTACCTCAACGCCCCTTGGTACGGTCTTTAGTGCACTCTCACCGATCCTATCTTTACAAACAGTGACACATCTTTCGCAGACTATGCAAAGAGCTGGATCGTAGTTGATTAGCCCCCATTTTTTATGTGGTTTGTGCGTGTCAGCGATGGCAAATTTTTGTTCATTTACCTTTAGACGCGTGGTTAAATTTTGTAGTTCGCATTCGCCACTTTTGTCACAAACGCCACATTGAATCGGATGATTTACGCAGTAAGTCTGCATGATCGCATTTCGCTCGGCAGCGATTTCTGGCGTGTTTGTATAAATTTGCATATCCTCTTTTGCTTTGGCATTGCAGCTATACACTACTTTGCCATTTGCCTCGACCATGCAAAGCCTACAAGCAAGAGTTGGTGAACAGCCGCTAAGATAGCAAAGAGCTGGGATATAAATTCCATTTGCTCTTGCGATATTTAGGATGCTCTCGCCTTCATCTGCTTCTAAAATTTGATCATTTATGCTTATTTTCATTTACTAACTACTACTTGTTTAAATGCGTATCCATCAAACTCTTTTGCGCCAAATATCGCAACTGTGCCTTTTAGTGAATGGTCTAGTTTAAATTTTGCCTTCACGCTAAAATCTTTTGCTTTAAGCTCTAGCGTATCGCCATCTTTTGCCTTTGCTACGATACCAAACTGCACACCACCTACGATCTCATCGCTTGCATTTTTGTTTAGATAAACGACCGCTCCGTCAAAATTTTCAAGCTCTTTTAGCTCGTATATTTTGTGATAATCATTAAATTCTTTCCTGCGACCACCAGCTAAAACGACATTTTTGCCTAAAATTTCAAGTAGCCAAAAGATCGCATCTTTATCTGGATGAGTAAAAAATGAATCATCAATAACGATGTTTTTAACGTCCTTTATCCACTCGCCTAGCTCTTCAAATTCCTCTTCACCAACATTGCACTCGCCACTTATCAGCCCATCATCAAGCTCGCTAAAAAACTCATCGCAAGATAAATTTGCGTATTTGCAAAGAAGAGCTAAGACGTAGCTTATTGAGCCTATTTCGCAGCGGATTAAATTTTCGCCGCCAAGCTCGCTATCTTCGATGCAAGAAATGTACTTAAACTCGTATTCTTTTATCTTTTTTGCTAAATTTTTGTCGCTCAAGCTTAGTAAATTTGCAATGCTTAAGCTTTTACCTGCTATTAAATCATTAAATTTCATATCTTGCCCTTTTTTATAGTTAATACCCAATCAACTTGGTTAAATTTAAGCGAGTTCATCACTTCGCAGTTTAGATTATAGGCTAAATTTACAGCCTTTGTCACACCACTAAAATCGCCTATCTCAAATAAAAATATAATCACTTCATTAGGTTCGCTAGCCTTTATTTGCTGACCAAGAGTGCTCAAAAACTCACTCTTTAAGTGCCTAAGATCGACCCTTCTCATCTGTCGACCTCACCTAAGATGATATTTGTGCTACCTATGATCGTAGCGACGTCAGCGATGTACTGGCCTACCAATAAATCTTCATAAATAGCGCAGTGCCAAAAGCTTGGCGTGCGAATTTTTAGGCGATATGGGCTTGCGCTGCCGTCTGAGTTTATATAAATTCCAAGCTCTCCCTTTGGCGACTCACTAGCAAAGTAAATTTCACCTTTTGGAGGCTTTAGCCCCTGAGTTATTAGCACAAAATGCTGCATTAGCGAGTAGTTTTGGCTCATTATCTGCTCTTTTGAAGCGCTCACGTAATCTGGCGCATCAGCGATAATGGCGGGGCTACTTGTCTGATACTTGCTAACACACTGCTTTAAAATTTTTACACACTCGCGCATCTCTTTCATGTAAAGCAGATACCTTGCGTAGCAGTCGCCGTGTGTCGCATAAGGCACGTCAAATTCTAGCTCATCATAGATGAGATATGGCTCTTCTTTTCTGATATCACGTGCGACGCCGCTCGCTCTTAGCATGACGCCAGAACAGCCGCTACTAAGGGCTAGCTCTTTGCTAATTACGCCCACATCTACAAGCCTTGCTTGCCAAATTCTATTTTCGCTTAGCAGATCTTCATAAAGCGTGATGTCGCTTGGAAATTTCTCACAAAATTTAAGCAGCTCCTCGCACCAGCCATCAGGCAGATCAAGCGGCACACCACCGATCCTTATCGAGCTATGTGTTAGTCTTGCGCCGCAGTATTTTTCTATTAGATCAAGGACGTATTCACGCTCTCTAAATGCGTATAAAAAGACGCTCATAGCCCCAACGTCAAGGGCGTGCGTGGCTAAAAATAAAAGGTGCGAACTAATGCGGTTTAACTCTAAAAGCATCACTCTAATGATCTGTGCACGGCGAGGCACTTCTATAGCACAAAGCTTCTCCACGGCCGCGCAAAATGCATAGTTATTCGCACTTGATGCGATGTAGTCCACTCTATCAGTTACTGGGATAAATTCCTGATAGGTCATATTTTCAGCCATCTTTTCAACACCTCGGTGCATGAAGCCAACCTCTGGCATAGCGCGCACGACCTTTTCGCCATCAAGCTCAAGCACAAGCTTTAACTGACCATGAGCACTTGGGTGTTGTGGGCCAAAATTTAGTATCATCTTGCCGTCATTTTGCTCAAATTCTAAATTTTCAAAAAATGGTTTTAAGCGGTTTGGTGACTGGCTCAAGGTCTTTCCTTTACTATCTGGCTCTGGCTAAATTTAGCCTTTTTGACAAATTTTACGCCACCTTCTTCTTGATACTCGTACTCTTCGTTAAATACTCTTGAAAATCCAAAGGTATCTTTCTCTTCAATATAAGCTGGATCGCGGTTCTCTTCGCCAATTTGCTCTCTAAACTCGCTTCCAAAAATTTTATCCACCTCGTACCATTTAGCAGCCTCGTCGCCCACTAGCGGATAGCTCCTTAAGAGCGGGTGTGAGTGCCAGTCATCAGGCATGATGAGGCGCTTTAAATTTGGATGATCTTTAATGAGAACGCCGCTTAAATCATACATCTCGCGCTCAGCCCAGTTTGCGCTTTTGTAAAGCTCGCAAACGCTTTTTAGCATTTCATCCTTTTTAACAAAGCATTTTATGCGAGTGCGTCTATTTTTACTGATACTAAGAAGCTGATAAAAGACCTCATACCCACCGTTTTGACTTATGAAATCGACCGCAGCAAGCTCGCTAAGCTGCTCGTAGCCAAAGTTTTTTAACACCTCAAGTGTTTTGTAGTTTTTACTAGAATTTATATAAAGTACAAGCTGATCAAACTCCACATAACTAGATAAAATTTCTACTCTGCTTTGCTCTAAGATAGCTAGCTCTTCATCAAATTTAGAACCTCTTACCTCATCTTTTGGCGTCTGCTTTTCTATGTAAAATTTTTCTTTGTAATACTGCTTTTTTTGCAGATCATTCTTTGGCTTATACTCTCTCATATCTCAAGCTTCCTTGGCTTTTGCGCCCTAAATGCACTTTGCTTTCTTATCTTTTTTTGAAGCATCATAAGTGCGTATTGAAGCGTCTCTGGGCGCGGGGCACAGCCTGGGATGTAGATATCAACTGGTATTATGCGGTCTACACCTTGAACGGTAGAGTAGGTATTAAACATGCCGCCAGTGTTTGCACAGCTACCCATCGAGATGACCCACTTTGGCTCAGGCATCTGGTCGTAAAGACGCCTTGTAAACTCAGCGTGTTTTTTAGTTAGCGTGCCAGCTATGATCATTACTTCTGAGTGTCTTGGGCTAGCCCTAAAAATGGTGCCAAATCTATCAAAGTCATATCTGCTAGCGCCACTTGCCATCATCTCGATCGCACAGCAAGCAAGCCCGTAGCTAAGCGCCCAAAGTGAGTTACTCCTGCCCCACTGCACGAGCTTATCAACGGTTGTTAAAACGACTGGCAAGCCACCATTTGCAGCGTAATTTATCTGATGCTTTGCCATTTAAAGACTCCTTTTTGCCAAGCATAAGCAAAGCCGATAAGTAAAATCGCCACAAAAAGCAACATTTCAATTAGTCCAAAAATTCCAAGTAGCCTAAAATCCACCGCCCACGGATACATAAAAATGACCTCAACATCAAACAAAATAAATAAAATTCCATAAAAAAAGTAGTGGATATTTATCTTATTTGGCTGTTTTACGGTGGTTGGACCACACTCATAAAAGCCAAGTTTTAAGCGCTCGGTATTGCGGTTGGCTAGTTTTTTGCTTATTTTTGAAGATAAGAATGTTATTAAACAAAATGAACAAGTCGCTAGTAAAAGTATGATAAATGCACCAAAATAGGTACTTTCAAGCTCTGAATGTGACATACTTTGCCTTTTTTAATTTTTAAGATTCTACTAAATTTAAATTTATTTGAGCTTGAAACGGCTTAAGAGTAGGGTGAGTATTGTGCTTTTGTGTAAAAATTACTCCTATTTTATCTTCTCAACTGCATCTTTTGCAGCACTTATTCGCTCGCTCTCGTCTAGCTCACGCACAAAGCCATCTTTTACCAAGATGATCCTAGTTGCTACATCAAAATAGCTATCATCGTGGCTAACAGCGATTATGCTTATGCCTTTATTTTGTAAAAATGGCAAAATTTCTTTATAAAATTTTCGCTTAAAGAGTGGATCTTGATCGGCTGCCCATTCATCTAGGATAAGGATAGAGCGGTGTTCTAAGATGGCTATTAAAAGACTTAGACGCTTTCGCTGGCCAGTTGAGAGTTGCGTGGTACTAAGCTTATTATCTATGACACTTACTTTTTTGTCGATCTCAAGCAAGGCTAAAAGCTCGTCTATTTCGCTTTGGCTAGCAAAGCCATTATGAGAGAGCGTTTGCGAAAATAGATAAAAATCAGCAAAAATAGCGCTAATCTTTGCCTGATAACTTTGTAAATTTCTTTCATCTATCTTTGTGCTATCAAGGTAAATTTCGCCACTACTTGGGCGTATTAGCCCGCAAAGTAAATTTATAAGCGTACTTTTACCACTACCATTTTTACCGATGATAAACGTTATCTCACCGCGTTTGATCTCTAAATTTACGTCTTTTAGGCTAAATTTGCCGTGAGTGTAGTTGAAATTTATATCTTTTAGTTTTATGTTTTGCCAATTATCGCTTAGGCTATCATCAAATTTAAAGCCTTCCTTAAATTTATTTAGATTTAAGCTCATGATCTTTTCTAAACTCACTTTTGCGCTAAGTGCAGCTGGTATGGAGCCAACCATACTCATAAATGAGCCTCTTAAAAATAGTATCGTTAGGCTAATGCTTAGTGCCGTTTGCAGGCTCGCCCAGTCAAATGCCACGCACAAAAATACACAAAGTCCTACTGAGCCAAGAAGCATAATGTTCGTGAAATTATCACTTAATGCGTGATAAATATCGGCCTTTACCATATTTTGACGTTTTTTATCGCCTGTAAAATTTAACTCATCAAAGCAGACACTTGCCCTTACTCTATTTAAACTAAGCTCTCTATGCCCCTCTACGATATCGTCATAGTGCTTTTGCAATGCGTCATCTTGAACTCTAGAATACTTAAAATAAAGATGAATTTTTTTCATAAAAAGCGTATTTATAAAAAGAGTCGCACCGATCCAAACGGATAAAAAGATAAAAATTTTTGGAGCGATTACACAAAGGTAGATGCTGGCACAGACGATAAAAACTAGGCTTTGTATAAAGCCAGTAGCACTCATAAAGGCAAATGTGATCGTTTTTATGTCATTATTTAGGCTAGCTATGATCTTTGCTTTGCCGATCTCGTTTATCACGCTATTTGGCGTGTCTAAAATTTGTTTTACGCTTTGATACCTTAGCTCGTAGATAAATTTATGCCCAAAATTTGTAAGCGATATATTTGCGGCGATGGCGCTTATAAAAAATAAAAGTAAAACTGCTATAAATTTAATCGCAAGAATTGGATCAAATTCCTTTAAGCTTACAAGCTCATTATTTATAAATGAAAGGGTCCAAACACCAAGTCCGCTAAATACGAGTGTTAATAACACTATTTTAGAAATTTGGTAGATATTTTTTTTAATTAAATTTGCAAGCATTACATCGCAGCTCGTGGCTGAATGATATTTGGCTCATACTTTTGTTCAGTGTTTTCGCTCATTATACGAAGCACCTTGCTTCGTTTTATCTTCGCGTCATCTTTAAATATCGCACGAACTTTGTCCATACCAGCGTAAAAATCACGCATAAGCACGATGCAGATATATTTGCCAAAAAATGTCGGTTTAATAATGCCATTTTCTTCGTATACCGCATTTACAAGCTTAAGCAAGCTAAGCTCCATAAATAAGGCCTTGTTAATGTTTGTGTTATTTTCATCGTTATATCTTTTAATAT
This is a stretch of genomic DNA from Campylobacter concisus. It encodes these proteins:
- the nuoH gene encoding NADH-quinone oxidoreductase subunit NuoH, with amino-acid sequence MSETLFFVLSTIVKAVVILAVMASLAGLATYAERKVLAYMQRRVGPDMVGPAGILQIVADMIKLFTKEDIVPANTNKFIFLIAPLISAIAAFAALAPVPFLPEFEIFGHTLRPILSDINVGILYIAGVASVCVFSPLAAGLASYNKFALISAARAVVSLLSFEIVAGMALLSVVMVTSSLSLVDINNYQKGIFGWLIFKQPLAFLLFLIASFVECNRTPFCLTENETEIVAGYGTEYSGMRWAMFFIGEYTNMIAASIIITILFLGGFNEFLFIPGALMIILKSSIVFFFFLWVRASWAHLRVDQLSAFCWKILLPLGILNIVVTGFMLLI
- a CDS encoding NADH-quinone oxidoreductase subunit G; the protein is MKISINDQILEADEGESILNIARANGIYIPALCYLSGCSPTLACRLCMVEANGKVVYSCNAKAKEDMQIYTNTPEIAAERNAIMQTYCVNHPIQCGVCDKSGECELQNLTTRLKVNEQKFAIADTHKPHKKWGLINYDPALCIVCERCVTVCKDRIGESALKTVPRGVEVPKELKESMPKDAYAVFSKMQKSLIGPSVGESLDCSFCGECISVCPTGALISSHFQYSTNIWELNHIPAANPHQSDCELIYYDVKEKSTSDRSKQIYRVSNDFTFGEISGAARFGYDFHNELACKNEEKFEEIVLNIKNGAIKNIKFNSFITNEEALILERLREKFDLNLINNEALNYQKFLNKFSEFSGLSSYNADYEDIKKSDFIISAGSFLRHESPVTSFKLNNALKMNKAAGIYFHHIADEIVKKYSKNFIYVTHEAGKLEQILLFILKNWGKNLPSALTSKLENFDENFGLDVPALSEGKSKFTLILGSDFYTDENANLLAALTGVIARATPFRVMLIPPRTNSLGVAKICTLASEKKPGKTLGYNENGEFKFSIFEGDIDASALNQQEGTFTSINNALVPTNVAIPHKGYFLNDIANALGLMAKDTIDYTPLLPKEKGYRGIKFDDLENFYANNGTSHRGYKLEISNFTPNDDIEPLLKEKNEPNLKDGEALVNLTNPINLPSFFANYATQTAKRAKLYASSEFMAKFEISQNEAIILEKDEHKLAICVELDSELGGVAAYLGDYDDKLDVGVIFNGKSYAVVKIIKARDE
- a CDS encoding NADH-ubiquinone oxidoreductase subunit E family protein, whose translation is MRRVDLRHLKSEFLSTLGQQIKASEPNEVIIFLFEIGDFSGVTKAVNLAYNLNCEVMNSLKFNQVDWVLTIKKGKI
- the nuoD gene encoding NADH dehydrogenase (quinone) subunit D — encoded protein: MSQSPNRLKPFFENLEFEQNDGKMILNFGPQHPSAHGQLKLVLELDGEKVVRAMPEVGFMHRGVEKMAENMTYQEFIPVTDRVDYIASSANNYAFCAAVEKLCAIEVPRRAQIIRVMLLELNRISSHLLFLATHALDVGAMSVFLYAFREREYVLDLIEKYCGARLTHSSIRIGGVPLDLPDGWCEELLKFCEKFPSDITLYEDLLSENRIWQARLVDVGVISKELALSSGCSGVMLRASGVARDIRKEEPYLIYDELEFDVPYATHGDCYARYLLYMKEMRECVKILKQCVSKYQTSSPAIIADAPDYVSASKEQIMSQNYSLMQHFVLITQGLKPPKGEIYFASESPKGELGIYINSDGSASPYRLKIRTPSFWHCAIYEDLLVGQYIADVATIIGSTNIILGEVDR
- a CDS encoding NADH-quinone oxidoreductase subunit C, which codes for MREYKPKNDLQKKQYYKEKFYIEKQTPKDEVRGSKFDEELAILEQSRVEILSSYVEFDQLVLYINSSKNYKTLEVLKNFGYEQLSELAAVDFISQNGGYEVFYQLLSISKNRRTRIKCFVKKDEMLKSVCELYKSANWAEREMYDLSGVLIKDHPNLKRLIMPDDWHSHPLLRSYPLVGDEAAKWYEVDKIFGSEFREQIGEENRDPAYIEEKDTFGFSRVFNEEYEYQEEGGVKFVKKAKFSQSQIVKERP
- a CDS encoding NuoB/complex I 20 kDa subunit family protein, translated to MAKHQINYAANGGLPVVLTTVDKLVQWGRSNSLWALSYGLACCAIEMMASGASRYDFDRFGTIFRASPRHSEVMIIAGTLTKKHAEFTRRLYDQMPEPKWVISMGSCANTGGMFNTYSTVQGVDRIIPVDIYIPGCAPRPETLQYALMMLQKKIRKQSAFRAQKPRKLEI
- a CDS encoding NAD(P)H-quinone oxidoreductase subunit 3, producing the protein MSHSELESTYFGAFIILLLATCSFCLITFLSSKISKKLANRNTERLKLGFYECGPTTVKQPNKINIHYFFYGILFILFDVEVIFMYPWAVDFRLLGIFGLIEMLLFVAILLIGFAYAWQKGVFKWQSIR
- a CDS encoding multidrug ABC transporter permease/ATP-binding protein; translated protein: MLANLIKKNIYQISKIVLLTLVFSGLGVWTLSFINNELVSLKEFDPILAIKFIAVLLLFFISAIAANISLTNFGHKFIYELRYQSVKQILDTPNSVINEIGKAKIIASLNNDIKTITFAFMSATGFIQSLVFIVCASIYLCVIAPKIFIFLSVWIGATLFINTLFMKKIHLYFKYSRVQDDALQKHYDDIVEGHRELSLNRVRASVCFDELNFTGDKKRQNMVKADIYHALSDNFTNIMLLGSVGLCVFLCVAFDWASLQTALSISLTILFLRGSFMSMVGSIPAALSAKVSLEKIMSLNLNKFKEGFKFDDSLSDNWQNIKLKDINFNYTHGKFSLKDVNLEIKRGEITFIIGKNGSGKSTLINLLCGLIRPSSGEIYLDSTKIDERNLQSYQAKISAIFADFYLFSQTLSHNGFASQSEIDELLALLEIDKKVSVIDNKLSTTQLSTGQRKRLSLLIAILEHRSILILDEWAADQDPLFKRKFYKEILPFLQNKGISIIAVSHDDSYFDVATRIILVKDGFVRELDESERISAAKDAVEKIK